The nucleotide window TCATCATTCAGAATATTACCCGTATTCAGATCCACCAATTTTCCCAAAGCTTTTTTAAACCTTTCACCGGTATGGATTTCATGAGCCAGTGCACTGAGCCATGCCAATTGTTCGCTTCGAAATTCGCCTGCACCTTCCGGCATATAAGTTTCCTGATCCCACTGAACCAGTGCCTGAACCGATTCGGCTTTAGCATACTCTTTAAGCAGGTCTTTAAGTACTTTCAGGTTTTCTTTCATTTTTCTCTCTCCTTAAAATGTAAAAAGCACACTCAGGAAACCAAGTGTGCTTTATGTAAACAGATACTCCGCCATAAAGGGGACGGATTATTTCAGTTTAAAGACAACAGGAATTGCAATCCAGACGCCCACATTACGATCCCGCTGTTTAGCCGGTTTAAACCGTGTTTTTTTAATGGCTTTAATCGCGGCTTCATCAAGACCTGTATTGGGAATACCCTTCATAATCACACAATCGGTCACTATGCCTTTTTCATTCACAAAAGCCTGGACAATGACCGTCCCTTCGATCTGGGCTTCCCGGGCAATTTCCGGGTACACAATATTACGAAGGATGGCGTTGGCGCCGCCAATAGGTTCGGGAGGTTCATCATAAGGAATGAACCGGACTCTGGGGCCTGTTTCATCTTCTGTGTCCTCCGGTGGTGGTGGAGGCGCATCCATTAGTTCAAAATCCTCAAAATCCAGTTCCTCCATAGTAATATCTTCCGCAATCTCTTCATCTTCACTCATTACGGGAACTGTGGGGCGTTGAGGAGGCGCGGATTTTTGAACCTGCTGTGTCTGCGGGATATCCATCACTTCAATCTGAATCTGGGGCCCTGTTGTTTCGATTGTAGAATCTGATTCAAATTTCGGTACAAAGTAAAAAATCAGGATAAGGAGGAAAACCACCAGAATACTGGATACTTCC belongs to Candidatus Neomarinimicrobiota bacterium and includes:
- a CDS encoding energy transducer TonB, whose product is MSVKQFERFKERSVFVAEVSSILVVFLLILIFYFVPKFESDSTIETTGPQIQIEVMDIPQTQQVQKSAPPQRPTVPVMSEDEEIAEDITMEELDFEDFELMDAPPPPPEDTEDETGPRVRFIPYDEPPEPIGGANAILRNIVYPEIAREAQIEGTVIVQAFVNEKGIVTDCVIMKGIPNTGLDEAAIKAIKKTRFKPAKQRDRNVGVWIAIPVVFKLK